In a genomic window of Culicoidibacter larvae:
- a CDS encoding helix-turn-helix domain-containing protein produces MELQEILDKHGITYYQLGKESGINASTLGKYLRGDRELGKINTINYILLESWLEKKGDQESIEKLRNAVLMTSPVNIRLFL; encoded by the coding sequence ATGGAACTGCAAGAGATTTTGGATAAGCATGGTATCACATATTACCAACTCGGAAAAGAAAGCGGGATTAATGCAAGCACTTTAGGTAAGTATTTACGCGGCGACAGAGAGCTTGGAAAAATCAATACTATTAATTATATATTGTTAGAGTCTTGGCTTGAGAAAAAAGGTGATCAGGAAAGCATCGAAAAACTTAGAAATGCAGTACTAATGACTTCACCTGTCAATATTCGATTATTTTTATAA